From Verrucomicrobiota bacterium JB022, one genomic window encodes:
- a CDS encoding DUF2834 domain-containing protein has protein sequence MRSKIYLVLCLFGLIVPMLPFVHWLGSNGLNVEQFWHEIVISRVASFAWLDVVFTALALLAWIAFGPEKDTVRGSGLAVVATLLVGPSCGLPFYLYLRERSKIGLPTES, from the coding sequence ATGCGCTCCAAAATCTACCTCGTGCTGTGCCTGTTCGGGTTGATCGTGCCGATGCTGCCCTTCGTACATTGGCTGGGCTCGAATGGCCTCAATGTAGAACAGTTCTGGCACGAGATCGTAATTTCCCGCGTTGCCTCGTTTGCGTGGCTCGATGTGGTGTTCACCGCCCTCGCCTTGCTGGCCTGGATCGCCTTCGGCCCGGAGAAAGACACCGTGCGCGGCTCTGGGCTGGCGGTCGTCGCCACTCTGCTGGTCGGACCCTCGTGCGGCCTGCCCTTCTACCTCTACCTACGCGAGCGCAGCAAGATCGGGCTGCCGACGGAGAGCTAA
- a CDS encoding pyrophosphate--fructose-6-phosphate 1-phosphotransferase: protein MKPKKVAILTAGGLAPCLNSAIGMLIERYTEIDPSIEIICYRGGYKGLLLGDFIEVTDIIRQDAAVLTRHGGSAIGNSRVKLTNVKDCVKRGLVKEGENPQKKAADQLVKDGVDVLHTIGGDDTNTAAADLAKFLKENDYELTVIGLPKTIDNDVFPIRQSLGAWTAAENGAEYFLNVVAEHNANPRMLIVHEVMGRNCGWLTAYTAIEYMDMIDHDDYLPELGLLKERYAVHGVYVPEMAIDLDAEAERLKEIMDEFDNVNIFISEGAGVEDIVRQMEAAGKDVPRDAFGHVKLDAVNPGKYFAEELSKKLGAEKVLVQKSGYYSRAAAPNAEDLRLIKSCVDKAVECAMVREGGVIGHDEDQNNVLRAIEFSRIKGGKPFDIDTEWFEDLLEEIGQPKGAKVSVQH, encoded by the coding sequence ATGAAACCCAAGAAAGTTGCCATCCTTACTGCGGGCGGCCTGGCCCCTTGCCTCAATAGCGCCATCGGCATGCTGATCGAGCGCTACACCGAGATCGACCCCTCCATCGAGATCATCTGCTACCGTGGCGGCTACAAGGGCCTGCTGCTGGGCGACTTCATCGAGGTGACCGACATCATCCGGCAAGACGCCGCCGTGCTCACCCGCCACGGCGGTAGCGCGATCGGCAACAGCCGCGTCAAGCTCACCAACGTGAAGGACTGCGTGAAGCGCGGCCTCGTGAAGGAAGGCGAAAACCCGCAGAAGAAGGCGGCCGACCAGCTGGTCAAGGACGGCGTGGACGTGCTCCACACCATCGGGGGCGACGACACCAACACCGCTGCGGCCGACCTCGCCAAGTTCCTCAAGGAAAACGACTACGAGCTGACGGTGATCGGCTTGCCCAAGACGATCGACAACGACGTGTTCCCCATCCGCCAGAGCCTCGGGGCCTGGACGGCGGCGGAAAACGGTGCCGAGTATTTCCTCAACGTGGTAGCCGAGCACAACGCCAACCCGCGCATGCTCATCGTCCACGAAGTCATGGGCCGCAACTGCGGCTGGCTCACCGCCTACACCGCGATTGAGTACATGGACATGATTGACCACGACGACTACCTGCCGGAGCTGGGCCTGCTGAAGGAACGCTACGCCGTGCACGGGGTCTACGTGCCCGAAATGGCGATCGACCTCGACGCCGAAGCCGAGCGCCTGAAGGAGATCATGGACGAGTTCGACAACGTGAACATCTTCATCTCCGAAGGTGCGGGCGTGGAAGACATCGTGCGCCAAATGGAAGCCGCCGGCAAGGACGTGCCCCGCGACGCCTTCGGCCACGTGAAGCTCGACGCCGTCAACCCCGGCAAGTACTTCGCCGAAGAACTCTCGAAGAAGCTGGGCGCCGAGAAGGTGCTCGTGCAGAAGAGCGGTTACTACTCCCGCGCCGCCGCCCCGAACGCCGAAGACCTGCGCCTGATCAAGAGCTGCGTCGACAAGGCCGTGGAGTGCGCGATGGTGCGCGAGGGTGGGGTCATCGGCCACGACGAAGACCAGAACAACGTGCTGCGTGCGATCGAGTTCTCCCGCATCAAGGGCGGCAAGCCCTTCGACATCGACACCGAATGGTTCGAAGACCTGCTCGAAGAGATCGGCCAGCCCAAGGGCGCGAAGGTCTCCGTCCAGCACTAG
- the gpmI gene encoding 2,3-bisphosphoglycerate-independent phosphoglycerate mutase → MSRQPVVLIIRDGWGENHNSAHDSFNAVKQAKTPVAHKLSANWPRTEIMACGRDVGLPRGVMGNSEVGHQNIGAGRIVDQEITRIDKAFEEGTVADNAVLNAAVAHTANSGGALHLMGLVSDAGVHAMLEHLYGLVEFAKSKGVEKLFIHCFTDGRDTPPFSGKGYVEQLEKKLLQIGLGRIASVSGRFWAMDRDLRWDRVEKAYNCLTGNKVERTAASAIDAIQGYYDKPLDDNRKGDEFVVPTAIVDHQGNPVGPISSGDAVVFFNFRGDRPRELTRAFIESGFDGFDRGKQLDLYYATMTEYQKGLCDHVVFRKPAKMPSILGSYVAELGIPQFRCAETEKFPHVTFFFNDYREEPFDGEDRELIQSPKEVSTYDQKPEMSAYQVKDATKKAILSGKYGLIVVNFANADMVGHTGVLGAAVKACETVDECVGELLEAIDQVGGKAVITADHGNSDQMQFEDGSGAHTSHTLNPVEVVVYGQGCDGLKLKQGGRLADIAPTVLKLMDLPQPAAMTGECLIQA, encoded by the coding sequence ATGTCGCGCCAACCGGTAGTGCTCATCATCCGAGATGGCTGGGGTGAAAACCATAACTCCGCCCACGATTCCTTTAACGCCGTCAAGCAGGCCAAGACGCCGGTGGCGCACAAGCTGAGCGCCAACTGGCCCCGCACGGAGATCATGGCGTGCGGTCGCGACGTGGGTCTCCCCCGTGGCGTGATGGGCAACAGCGAAGTCGGCCACCAGAACATCGGGGCCGGTCGCATCGTCGACCAGGAGATCACGCGCATCGACAAGGCCTTCGAGGAAGGCACCGTGGCCGACAATGCCGTGCTCAACGCTGCCGTCGCACACACCGCCAACAGCGGCGGCGCGCTGCACCTGATGGGCCTCGTGTCCGACGCCGGGGTGCACGCGATGCTCGAGCACCTCTACGGCCTCGTGGAGTTTGCCAAGAGCAAGGGCGTGGAAAAGCTCTTCATCCACTGCTTCACCGATGGCCGCGACACCCCGCCGTTTTCCGGCAAGGGCTATGTCGAGCAGCTCGAAAAGAAGCTGCTGCAGATCGGCCTCGGCCGCATCGCCAGCGTCTCTGGCCGCTTCTGGGCGATGGACCGCGACTTGCGCTGGGACCGCGTCGAAAAGGCCTACAACTGCCTGACCGGCAACAAGGTCGAGCGCACTGCCGCCAGCGCCATCGACGCCATTCAGGGCTACTACGACAAGCCGCTCGACGACAACCGCAAGGGCGACGAGTTTGTGGTGCCGACCGCCATCGTCGACCACCAGGGCAACCCGGTGGGCCCGATCTCCAGCGGCGACGCTGTGGTGTTCTTCAACTTCCGCGGCGACCGCCCGCGCGAGCTGACCCGCGCCTTCATCGAGTCCGGTTTCGACGGTTTCGACCGCGGCAAGCAGCTCGACCTCTACTACGCCACCATGACGGAGTATCAAAAGGGCCTTTGCGACCACGTGGTGTTCCGCAAGCCGGCGAAGATGCCGAGCATCCTGGGCTCTTATGTGGCCGAGCTGGGCATCCCGCAGTTCCGCTGCGCCGAGACGGAAAAGTTCCCGCACGTGACGTTCTTCTTCAACGACTACCGCGAAGAACCTTTCGACGGTGAAGACCGCGAGCTGATCCAAAGCCCGAAGGAAGTCTCCACCTACGACCAGAAGCCCGAAATGAGCGCCTACCAGGTGAAGGACGCCACCAAGAAGGCGATCCTCTCCGGCAAATACGGCCTCATCGTGGTCAACTTTGCCAATGCCGACATGGTGGGCCACACCGGCGTGCTCGGTGCCGCCGTCAAGGCCTGCGAAACGGTGGACGAATGCGTGGGCGAGCTGCTGGAAGCCATCGACCAGGTGGGCGGCAAGGCCGTGATCACCGCCGACCACGGCAACAGCGACCAGATGCAGTTCGAAGACGGCTCCGGCGCGCACACCTCCCACACGCTCAACCCGGTGGAAGTCGTCGTCTACGGCCAGGGCTGCGACGGCCTGAAGCTGAAGCAGGGCGGCCGCCTTGCCGACATCGCGCCGACGGTGCTCAAGCTGATGGACCTGCCGCAACCTGCCGCCATGACCGGCGAGTGCCTGATCCAAGCATGA
- a CDS encoding type II toxin-antitoxin system VapC family toxin, which yields MKAVFDTNILIDYLNGIESAAQELALYDTRIISAITLIEVLVGVRSMQEEKAVRGFLATFTVRDVSATIAEIAVRLRRDHRLKVPDAIVYATARAEECLLVSRNTKDFDPAWPDVRAPYRV from the coding sequence ATGAAGGCCGTCTTCGACACCAACATCCTGATCGACTACCTCAACGGCATTGAATCAGCCGCCCAGGAACTTGCGCTTTACGACACACGGATTATCAGCGCCATCACCTTGATCGAGGTCTTGGTTGGCGTGCGCAGCATGCAGGAGGAAAAGGCGGTGCGGGGTTTCCTCGCGACTTTTACGGTGCGAGACGTCTCCGCCACCATTGCCGAGATTGCCGTTCGGTTGCGTCGCGATCATCGCCTCAAGGTGCCCGACGCCATTGTTTATGCCACTGCGCGGGCGGAAGAATGCCTCTTGGTCTCTCGCAACACGAAAGACTTTGACCCAGCTTGGCCTGATGTCCGAGCGCCCTACCGGGTGTAA
- a CDS encoding ATP-binding cassette domain-containing protein, with protein MLSVRKVKMAFGGPPLLDEVSFELGKQERVCIVGRNGAGKSTLLKIVAGVLPADGGEAYLPAGRRMAFLSQEIPDHHGTITEIVTAGLEPFHLPEWEMQTKVERTLERMELDGAVRYENLSAGLKRRVLLARGVVTEPDVLLLDEPTNHLDIESIAWIERFLQDFAGAVLFITHDRVFLQNVATSILDLDRGRLTRWDCDYKTYLLRKEELLAGEAKQQENFDKKLAQEEAWIRQGIQARRTRNEGRVRALKKMRVEHRERRQKAGSVHLEIEQAQRSGMKVIAAEEVTYAYDGLPVIMDFSVSISRGDRIGIVGPNGAGKSTLLKLLLGKLQPDSGTVEHGTALQVAYFDQTRAELDETATVRDTIGDGQEWVEINGRRIHVMRYLADFLFPPDRAQSPVSMLSGGERNRLLLARIFTRPCNVLVMDEPTNDLDLETLELLEDLLSTYAGTLLLVSHDRAFLDNVVTELLVLEGDGRVQTYVGGYQDYLEQKAQARRWEEQKAQAAKPKPTGKPEKARKFLNRERWELERLPAEIEALEDEQAQLTDELGDASLYTTNPARLPEIQERMKVIEAELATKYARWQELEELREELEG; from the coding sequence ATGCTGTCAGTCCGGAAAGTGAAGATGGCCTTTGGCGGCCCGCCGTTGCTCGACGAGGTGTCGTTTGAGCTGGGGAAGCAGGAGCGCGTATGCATTGTGGGCCGCAACGGCGCGGGCAAGTCGACCTTGCTCAAGATCGTGGCGGGCGTGCTCCCAGCCGACGGCGGCGAAGCCTACCTGCCCGCCGGGCGGCGCATGGCCTTCCTCTCGCAGGAAATCCCCGACCACCACGGCACCATCACGGAGATCGTCACCGCCGGGCTTGAGCCTTTTCACCTGCCCGAGTGGGAGATGCAGACCAAGGTCGAGCGCACGCTGGAGCGCATGGAGCTGGACGGTGCGGTGCGCTACGAAAACCTCTCCGCCGGCCTCAAGCGTCGGGTGCTGCTCGCGCGCGGCGTCGTGACCGAGCCCGATGTGCTGCTGCTCGACGAGCCGACGAACCACCTGGACATCGAGTCGATCGCCTGGATCGAGCGCTTCCTGCAGGACTTCGCGGGTGCGGTGCTTTTCATCACGCACGACCGTGTCTTCCTGCAAAACGTCGCCACCAGCATCCTTGACCTCGACCGGGGCCGCCTCACGCGCTGGGATTGCGATTACAAGACCTACCTCTTGCGCAAGGAGGAGTTGCTCGCGGGCGAGGCCAAGCAACAGGAGAATTTTGACAAGAAGCTGGCGCAGGAAGAGGCATGGATCCGCCAGGGCATTCAGGCCCGCCGCACCCGCAACGAGGGCCGTGTGCGCGCGCTCAAAAAGATGCGTGTCGAGCACCGCGAGCGCCGCCAAAAGGCCGGTAGCGTGCACCTCGAGATCGAGCAGGCTCAGCGTTCGGGCATGAAGGTGATCGCTGCCGAAGAAGTCACCTACGCCTACGACGGGCTGCCCGTGATCATGGACTTCAGCGTCTCGATCAGCCGGGGCGATCGCATCGGCATCGTCGGCCCCAACGGCGCGGGCAAATCCACGCTGCTCAAGCTGTTGCTCGGCAAGCTTCAGCCCGATTCGGGCACGGTCGAGCACGGCACCGCGCTGCAAGTCGCCTATTTCGACCAGACCCGCGCGGAGCTGGATGAAACCGCCACCGTGCGCGATACCATCGGCGACGGCCAGGAATGGGTCGAGATCAACGGCCGCCGCATCCACGTGATGCGCTACCTTGCCGACTTCCTCTTCCCGCCGGACCGCGCGCAAAGCCCCGTCAGCATGCTTTCCGGCGGCGAGCGCAACCGCCTGTTGCTCGCCCGCATCTTCACCCGCCCCTGCAACGTGCTGGTGATGGACGAGCCGACGAACGACCTCGACCTTGAGACGCTCGAACTGCTCGAAGATCTGCTCTCGACCTACGCCGGTACGCTGTTGCTGGTCAGCCACGACCGTGCGTTCCTCGACAACGTGGTGACGGAGCTGCTCGTGCTCGAAGGCGACGGCCGCGTGCAGACCTACGTGGGCGGTTATCAGGACTACCTCGAGCAAAAGGCGCAGGCCCGCCGTTGGGAAGAGCAGAAGGCACAGGCCGCCAAGCCCAAGCCAACGGGCAAGCCCGAGAAGGCCCGCAAGTTCCTCAACCGTGAGCGTTGGGAGCTGGAGCGCTTGCCCGCCGAGATCGAAGCCCTCGAAGACGAGCAGGCCCAGTTGACCGACGAGCTGGGCGACGCCTCCCTTTACACTACCAATCCCGCCCGCCTGCCCGAGATCCAGGAGCGCATGAAGGTGATCGAAGCCGAACTCGCCACCAAATACGCCCGCTGGCAGGAGCTCGAAGAGCTCCGCGAAGAGCTGGAAGGGTAA
- a CDS encoding PEP-CTERM sorting domain-containing protein yields the protein MKHLLTFAALSAGILPQSFAALTIELSFDSTDFAMGTTGTFAISGTHTPTGSAQGSGYYTLDLAHGMSAGSASSSGFDLSLQSTSLTGTASYDSTPFTFNGAKFYFMVDEMMTGEQVYLSVNLLSDSSVAGLVGQPLTIDLEGTFEIDSSYGSINLEDLYNSYGDGGVTVGAASPVVPEPSTYAALAGLATLAFAAFRRRKA from the coding sequence ATGAAACATCTCCTCACCTTCGCCGCACTGTCAGCGGGCATCCTGCCCCAGTCGTTTGCTGCCCTCACGATCGAATTGTCGTTCGATTCTACCGATTTCGCGATGGGCACCACGGGCACCTTCGCCATCAGTGGCACCCACACCCCAACTGGATCCGCCCAAGGCAGCGGATATTACACTCTCGATCTAGCGCATGGCATGTCGGCGGGAAGTGCCTCCAGTTCTGGTTTCGATCTTTCGCTCCAATCGACTTCACTTACCGGCACCGCAAGCTACGACTCCACGCCCTTCACCTTCAACGGCGCAAAGTTCTACTTTATGGTGGATGAGATGATGACCGGCGAGCAGGTATATCTCTCGGTAAATTTGCTCAGTGATTCTTCAGTCGCCGGCTTGGTCGGCCAGCCCCTCACCATTGATCTGGAAGGGACCTTTGAGATCGACAGCTCCTATGGGAGCATAAATCTGGAGGACCTTTATAACTCCTACGGCGACGGCGGTGTAACCGTCGGCGCAGCCAGCCCTGTCGTCCCCGAGCCTTCGACCTACGCCGCTCTGGCGGGCCTGGCCACGCTCGCTTTCGCGGCCTTCCGCCGTCGCAAGGCATAA
- a CDS encoding class I SAM-dependent methyltransferase, translating into MSGKPERYSRLAGIYPWLETFVFGRKLRLARIALLGKVKRPRRVLLLGDTEARMLRALHRRFALREATGVEFSEGMLARAIVRAEQAEVDQTVDLHWHLADAREWDFPEQAYDLVVTTFFLDLFTPEEVRQIVARLSRALKPGGQWLEVDFDPSAPWGSRWRRGASYRFFRWAVDLYPQELPPTEQIATEAGFQVEQRWRDSGHECRALLLSLATADSASTVRA; encoded by the coding sequence ATGAGCGGGAAGCCGGAGCGCTACAGCCGCCTGGCCGGGATCTACCCCTGGCTGGAAACCTTTGTTTTTGGCCGCAAACTACGTTTGGCGCGCATCGCATTACTCGGGAAGGTCAAGCGACCTCGACGCGTCCTGTTGTTGGGCGACACGGAGGCGCGGATGCTGCGCGCGTTGCACCGGCGCTTTGCCCTGCGCGAGGCCACCGGCGTGGAGTTCAGCGAAGGTATGCTCGCCCGGGCCATCGTCCGGGCCGAGCAGGCCGAAGTGGACCAGACGGTAGACCTGCATTGGCATCTCGCCGACGCCCGGGAATGGGACTTCCCCGAGCAGGCTTACGACCTCGTCGTCACCACCTTTTTCCTCGACCTGTTTACGCCTGAGGAAGTGCGCCAGATCGTCGCCCGGCTCTCCCGCGCGCTCAAGCCCGGCGGGCAGTGGCTGGAGGTCGATTTCGACCCCTCTGCGCCCTGGGGCTCGCGCTGGCGACGCGGCGCCAGTTACCGCTTTTTCCGCTGGGCGGTCGACCTCTACCCGCAGGAGCTTCCGCCGACCGAGCAGATTGCGACCGAAGCCGGCTTTCAGGTCGAGCAACGCTGGCGCGACTCCGGGCATGAGTGTCGTGCCCTGTTGCTGAGCCTTGCCACCGCCGACTCCGCCTCTACGGTGAGGGCATGA
- a CDS encoding ribbon-helix-helix protein, CopG family produces the protein MRTIIEVPEDVIASLDRIGEREQRSRAALIREAIQAYLRQKQASEAADAFGIWKNRQEDGLSYQERLRGEWDAE, from the coding sequence ATGCGCACCATCATCGAAGTGCCCGAGGACGTCATTGCTTCGCTGGATCGGATCGGGGAGCGCGAGCAGCGGTCGCGGGCGGCCCTTATCCGCGAAGCGATTCAGGCCTACCTGCGGCAAAAGCAGGCTTCAGAAGCTGCCGACGCCTTTGGCATCTGGAAAAACCGTCAGGAAGACGGGCTGTCGTATCAAGAGCGTTTGCGGGGTGAATGGGACGCTGAATGA